A single region of the Triticum dicoccoides isolate Atlit2015 ecotype Zavitan chromosome 2B, WEW_v2.0, whole genome shotgun sequence genome encodes:
- the LOC119368017 gene encoding BTB/POZ and MATH domain-containing protein 2-like produces MAASQRSTERRASRCTPVTARATLVFEIVGYSLHKGMGVGKFIRSTTVSVGGHQWCIRYYPDGTDTHANSQGHVSVYLELLNKGAKVRVLFDLMLINHVSGLASSVFAVLKSPVVFDPHNTSGIGTSYTWGTPSFKKKSELEELPYLRDDRLVIECDLTVIKEPLVATTAITAEVQIPPSDLAENFEKLLEVAEEADVTFEVEGEIFPAHKIVLAARSPVFKAELYGLMRGKCGQNITIEDMEPTVFKALLHFIYTDLLPSMGKLDDEEKKEMVRHLLVAAERYAMERMKMMCEDILCKTLDVQTVATTSALADQHHCSRLKDACAEFIMSSNRLDDVLASQGYVHPKKSCPVVSVNILESIMKLLKF; encoded by the coding sequence ATGGCAGCATCACAGAGGTCAACGGAAAGGAGGGCGTCGAGGTGCACCCCAGTGACGGCGCGGGCCACGCTCGTATTCGAGATCGTCGGGTACAGCCTGCATAAGGGCATGGGCGTCGGCAAATTCATCCGGTCCACCACCGTCTCCGTTGGCGGGCACCAATGGTGCATCCGCTACTACCCAGACGGGACAGACACACACGCCAACAGCCAGGGCCACGTCTCAGTCTACCTGGAGCTCCTGAACAAGGGCGCTAAGGTAAGGGTGCTCTTTGACTTGATGTTGATCAACCACGTCAGTGGGCTGGCGTCATCGGTTTTCGCAGTCTTGAAATCCCCGGTAGTGTTCGATCCCCACAACACCAGTGGGATTGGGACCAGTTATACTTGGGGTACTCCAAGTTTTAAGAAGAAGAGTGAGCTGGAGGAGTTGCCTTATCTGCGGGATGACCGTCTTGTAATTGAGTGTGATCTAACTGTCATCAAGGAGCCACTTGTTGCGACCACCGCAATAACAGCTGAGGTCCAGATTCCAccctcagacttggcagaaaatttCGAAAAATTGCTAGAGGTGGCCGAGGAAGCAGATGTGACATTCGAGGTTGAAGGTGAGATTTTTCCTGCACATAAGATTGTGCTCGCAGCACGGTCTCCAGTCTTCAAGGCAGAGCTGTATGGACTGATGAGAGGCAAGTGTGGACAGAACATAACCATCGAAGACATGGAGCCTACTGTTTTTAAGGCATTACTTCACTTTATCTACACAGATCTATTGCCTTCCATGGGCAAACTTGATGATGAAGAGAAAAAGGAAATGGTCAGGCACTTACTAGTGGCTGCAGAACGGTATGCAATGGAAAGGATGAAGATGATGTGTGAAGACATTCTTTGCAAAACTCTTGATGTTCAGACTGTGGCAACCACGTCTGCTCTAGCTGATCAGCATCACTGTAGCAGGCTAAAAGATGCTTGTGCTGAATTTATCATGTCTTCAAATAGATTGGATGATGTGTTGGCAAGCCAAGGGTATGTGCACCCGAAGAAATCATGCCCCGTTGTCTCAGTAAATATCTTGGAGAGTATTATGAAGCTTCTCAAATTTTAG